DNA from Bradyrhizobium diazoefficiens USDA 110:
CTCCAAGGGCCTGGGCGCGCCGATCGGCGGCGTGCTCGCCGGCTCGCGCGCCTTCATCGACGCGGTCTGGCAGTGGAAGCAGCGCCTCGGCGGCTCGATGCGGCAGGCCGGAATCTGCGCCGCCGCCTGCATCTACGCCCTCGACCATCACGTCGATCGCCTTGCCGACGATCATGCCCATGCGCGCGCACTCGCCCGCGGACTGTCGCAGATCGCAGGCATCGAGGTGCAGGAGCCCGAGACCAACCTCGTGTTCTTCAAGCCCGATGGCGCCGGCGTCCCCGGCGACAAGATGGTCGCCGCACTGCGCCAGCGCGGCGTGACGCTCGCGATGATGGACGGCCGCATCCGCGCCTGCACGCATCTCGACGTCAATGCGAGCCAGATCGAGGAAACGATCGGATACGTGCGCGAGATCGTGCGCGGGGCGTAAGTCCCGTAGCCCGCGATCAGCGCCCCATCGCCTGATAGATCAGCGTCTTCAGCGCCAGCTGGATCCGGCCGCGCTGCGACGGGGTCTGCACCATGAAGATCCCGAACAGATCGTCTTCGGGATCGATGAAGAAGAAGGTGCCGCCGACGCCGTCCCAGCGATATTCGCCGAGTGGCCATGACGTACCCGCCGGCACGGACGTGCGCACCGCAAAGCCGAGGCCGTAGCCGGAGGACGCGCCCGGATAATAGTTCTGGTCGCGCGCGATTCTGGTCTCCGGTCCGATATGATCCGACGCCATCAGCGCAATGGTCTCGGGCTTGAGATAGCGCCGGCCGTCATAGGTGCCGCCATTCAGCAGCATCTGCGCGAAACGGGCGTAGTCGCCGACGGTGCCAACCATCCCGCCACCGCCCGACTCCCAGGTCGCCGGCCGCCTGATATCGCGGACCTGCGTCGTCGGATTGATGTTGCGGTCCTCCGGCATCGGCTCGGCAATGCGGGGAAACTTGGCGGGATCGGCGACGAAGAATGCCGTCTCGGTCATGCCGAGCGGACCCAGCAGCCGCTCCCTCTCGAACTGGAGCAGCGTCTTTCCCGAGATCACCTCGACGACGCGTCCGAGCACGTCGGTGGAAAAGCCGTAATCCCACACCGTGCCCGGCTGCTCGACCAGCGGCAGCGTGGCGATCTTCGCGGCGAAGTCGGCATTGCTGAGATTGCGATTGAAGAGCTTCGCCTCGGCATAGAGCTCGCGCACCGCGCCGCCGCCGTAATAGCCATAAGGCAGTCCGGAGGTGTGACGCATCAGATCCTTGATCGTGACCGGATGTTCGAGCGGCTCCAGCGCCAGCCCGACCTTGCCGTCCTCGCCTTTCTTTTCGACGCCGACCTTCATGCCGGCAAAGGCCGGAATGTACTTTGAAACGGGATCGTCGAGCGCGAGCTTGCCCTCCTCGACCAGCATCATCGCCATCACGGAGGTGATCGGCTTCGACATCGAATAGAGGCGGAAGATCGTGTCCGCGCTCATCGAGATCTCGGTCGCGACGTCGCGGACGCCAAAATTCTCGTAATAGACCGGCTTGCCGTGCTGCTGGAGCAGCAGGATCGCGCCGGGTATCTTGCCGGTCGCGACCTCGTTGCGGATGTAGTCGGAGACTTTTGCCAAGCCTTCAGGCGAGAGGCTGTGCGCGGGGCGCCCCTCGTAGCCTGCTCTCGCGCCGACCACACCGACCAGAACGACGAGCGCCGCGATCAGCGCGCGGCGCCCGTTCATGTCACTTCTCCATGGCTTCATAAACCAACTGCTTCAGTGTCCGCTGCACGCGCTGGCGCTCGGTCGGGGTCTGCTCCAGCAGCACGAAGAACATGTCCTGCTTGGGGTCGACCACGAAATAGCAGCCCGAGGCGCCGTCCCACTTCAATTCCCCGAGATCGCCGGGCGGCGGCGGCTTGGCATTGCCTGGGTCGGTGCGGACCGCAAGGCCGAGGCCGAAGCCAAAACCGTCGCCGGGGAAGTAGAAATAGTCGCGGTCCACGCCGGAGCCCGGGCCGACCTGATCGGTCACCATCAGCTTGAACGTCTCGGGCTTGAGAATAGTCTTGCCGTCGAGGCTGCCGCCATTGAGCAGCATCTGCGCAAAGCGCTCGTAATCGGCCATGGTCGTCACCATGCCGCCGCTGGCGAACTGGATCTTCTTGACCACCGTCGGATCGTTGATGCGGCCGACCCGGAAATCGGCATCGTTCGGCACCGGCTGCGCCAGAAGCTTCTGCTTCTCGGGGGCCGTGACGAAGAAGCCGGTATCGACCATGCCGAGCGGATCGAGCAGTTTCTCCCGCTCGATCTCGATGAGCGGCTTGCCGGCCGCGATCTCCATCACGCGCGCCAGGATGTCGGTGGAGTGGCCGTATTGCCAGAGCGCGCCCGGCTGGTTGTGCAGCGGCAGCTTAGCGATGCGCTCGGCGAACTCGGCGAGGTCGAAATCGCCGGCATAGATGTTGGCGTCGCGATAGGCCTTGCGGACCAGGCTGTCGCCATAGAAGCCGTAGGTGATGCCGGAGGTATGGCGCATCAAATC
Protein-coding regions in this window:
- a CDS encoding serine hydrolase domain-containing protein, translated to MNGRRALIAALVVLVGVVGARAGYEGRPAHSLSPEGLAKVSDYIRNEVATGKIPGAILLLQQHGKPVYYENFGVRDVATEISMSADTIFRLYSMSKPITSVMAMMLVEEGKLALDDPVSKYIPAFAGMKVGVEKKGEDGKVGLALEPLEHPVTIKDLMRHTSGLPYGYYGGGAVRELYAEAKLFNRNLSNADFAAKIATLPLVEQPGTVWDYGFSTDVLGRVVEVISGKTLLQFERERLLGPLGMTETAFFVADPAKFPRIAEPMPEDRNINPTTQVRDIRRPATWESGGGGMVGTVGDYARFAQMLLNGGTYDGRRYLKPETIALMASDHIGPETRIARDQNYYPGASSGYGLGFAVRTSVPAGTSWPLGEYRWDGVGGTFFFIDPEDDLFGIFMVQTPSQRGRIQLALKTLIYQAMGR
- a CDS encoding serine hydrolase domain-containing protein codes for the protein MISQSGLRALACGALMSLGAMSFARAEGTYEIPAGAHFNQDKLAKVSEFFKNEVATGKIAGATVLIQQHGKPVYHEAFGVQDVVSKAPITDKTIFRLFSMSKAITSVVAVRLIEDGKIKLDDPVSQYIPSFANVKVGVEKKADDGTKSLELVPPARPITVLDLMRHTSGITYGFYGDSLVRKAYRDANIYAGDFDLAEFAERIAKLPLHNQPGALWQYGHSTDILARVMEIAAGKPLIEIEREKLLDPLGMVDTGFFVTAPEKQKLLAQPVPNDADFRVGRINDPTVVKKIQFASGGMVTTMADYERFAQMLLNGGSLDGKTILKPETFKLMVTDQVGPGSGVDRDYFYFPGDGFGFGLGLAVRTDPGNAKPPPPGDLGELKWDGASGCYFVVDPKQDMFFVLLEQTPTERQRVQRTLKQLVYEAMEK